The Streptomyces griseiscabiei genomic sequence CGTCTCCGCCATGTACGCGGCGGCCACCAGGCCCAGCGCGAGCGCCACCTTGCCGTAGGTGCCGCCGGGGATCTCCGTGCCGGGGAAGGCCAGCGGCACGGCGACGCCGATGAAGATGAAGATCAGCAGGGCGGGCAGGCCCCGGAAGATCTCGATGTACACCCCGGCGAACCAGCGGTAGGGACCCACCGACGACAGCCGCATCAGCGCGATGACCATGCCGAGGACGAGTCCGAAGACGAAGCCGGAGAGCGTGTAGAGGACGGTGTTCTTCAGCGCCAGCGTGATGACGTCGGGGAACATCTGCTCGGCGATGTCCCACTGGGCGAACTGGTTCTTCAGCCGCGCCCAGTCGGCGGACGCCGCGAAGGCGACGACCGCCGCGACGAAGACGACGTACTGCGCGCCCCGGGACAGGGCGCGCTTCCGGCTCCGGCTGAGGCCCTTGCGCTTCGGCTGGAGCGGTGTGTCGGAGTCGGTCACGCTCATGAGGCGGACGGGGTGGCGGAGGCGGCGCTCTCGTCGTACGGGCCGATCCACTGCTCGTACAGCTTCTTGTACGTGCCGTCGGACTTGGCCTCCGACAGCGCCTTGTCGATGGCGGCGACGAGCTTGGTGTTGCCCTTCTTGACCGTGAAGCCGTACTGCTCACCGGTGTTGATCTGCTCGGCGACCTCGAAGGCGGCGGCGTTGGCCTTGTCCTTCAGCCAGCCCTGGACGACCGGGTAGTCGATGATCACGGCGTCGACCTGCTTGGTGCGCAGACCGTTGAGGACGGCGTCGGAGGACTCGAAGGAGACAGGGTCGATGCCCTTGCTCTTGGCGTAGTCCTCGCCGGTGGTCTGCGCCTGGGTGCCGACCTTCTTGCCCTTGAGGTCCGCGAAGGAGGCGATGCCGGCGCTCTTGTCGGCGAGGACGGCCTGCGTCGCCTCGAAGTACGGGTCGGAGAAGTCGACGTTCTTCTTGCGCTCGTCGGTGATGGTCATACCGGCGGCGGCGAGGTCGCACTCGCCGGAGTTCAGGAAGGCGCCCGTCTTGAAGTTCTCGAAGGGGGTGTCGAGGATCTGCTGCTTCACGCCCAGGTCCTCGGCGACCAGGTCGATCAGCGCCACGTCGAAGCCCTGCACCTTGCCGTCGATCTCCGACTGGAAGGGCGGGTACGGGAGGTGGGTGCAGGTCGTGAGCTGACCGGCCTTCACCAGCTCCACCCCGCCGGCCGCGGTCTTGGTGCCGCCCCCGCCTTCGCCGTCCGAGGAACAGCCGGCCACGAGCAGCAGACCGGCCGCGGCGGTGGTGGCGGCCAGGATGCGGGTCCGGCGTCCGGGGACCGAGTTCACGGGGAGACCTCCTGTGAGGGAACTGAGAGACGATCGATTATAAGGAAATGTTTGACTTGCTCAAATCATTCCCATGGCCGCCGAGCCGTTCGACCTCGGAAGTCATCGGTGAGGGGTGCGGGGGTGCCGTCGGTACCCTCGACACCATCTACCCCGTCAGTGAAGAGAGCACCCCGTGACACACCCGTTTCTGGATCTGGCCCCGCTGAGCGCGGCGCACTTCGCGTCGATCGAGGACCGGGTGGGGCGGCTGCTCTCCACCACGCAGGACGTCGTGATCACCCAGGGCGAGGCGCTGCTGCCGCTGGAGGGCGCGATCCGCGGGGCCGCCGGGCCCGGCACGACCGCGCTGAACGTGATCACCGGGCCGTACGGGCAGACCTTCGGGGACTGGCTGCGGGACTGCGGGGCGACGGTCGTCGACCTGGCGGTGCCCTTCCACACGGCGGTGACGGCCGCGCAGATCCGCGACGCGTTCGCCGCGCACCCGGCGATCGACTTCGTGTCGCTGGTCCACGCGGAGGCGGCGACCGGCAACACCAACCCCGTGGCGGAGATCGGCGAGGTCGTGCGCGAACACGGCGCGCTCTTCTATCTGGACGCGGTCGCCTCCGTCGGCGCCGAGCCGGTGCTGCCCGACGCGTGGGGTGTCGACCTGTGCGTGATCGGGGCGCAGAAGGCGATGGGCGGACCGGCCGGGGTGTCGGCGATCTCGGTGAGCGAGCGGGCCTGGGCGCGGATGGCGGCCAACCCGCGGGCCCCGCGCCGCTCGTACCTCTCCCTGCTGGACTGGAAGGAGCGCTGGATCGACGGCGGCCGGCGCGCGCTCCTGCACGCGCCCGCCCAGCTGGAGATGCTCGCCCTGGAGGCCTGTCTGGAGCGCGTCGAGGCGGAGGGCCTGGACACGGTGATGTCCCGGCACGCGTCCGCCGCCGCGGCGACCCGGGCGGGGACGCTCGCCCTGGGCGGCGGTCTGGAGCCTTACGTCCACGAGGCGGCCGACGCCGCGCCGGTGGCCACGACGCTCCGGGCGCCGGCCGGGGTCGACGCCTCGGAGCTGGTCGCCAAGGCGCTCGCCGCGGACCCGGCCCTGCCGCTGGCGGCGGGCGGCGGCGCCCTCGCCACGGAGATGGTCCGGGTGAACCACTACGGGCCCGACGCGACCCCGGGCGTCGTGCACGCCGCCCTCGCGGGGCTGGGCGCGGCCCTGGCGGAGTTCGGCGCGACGGTCGACCTGGAGGGGGCCCGCCGGGCGGCGGCGGAGGCCTGGGCGTAGCCGGCCTCCCGAGGAATCCCGGGGCACCCGGGGGAATCCGAGGGAATCCGGGGGAATTGCGGGCCGGTTTTCCGCCGGCGATCTCCCGGCGGAAATACTGCGGAATTAACAGAACAGAATCCCGTATTCTTCTGCCCGCTCTCCCCTCCCCTAAACGCAAAGATTTCGCGAACACTCACGGGGCCGATTCGAGCAGATCCCGTGAGGGTTGCACACATGTGACCGACTCCACAACGCGTCCCTTTTGTGCGGTAATTACCGGGCAAAACTCACCATATCTCCCTCCCCTTCCTGGGTCACTCACGCCCGCGTGATAACACGCGGGCGGCCCATACGTAACCCCGGCGGGCGATGCAATTCGAAATTCCCGTGGGTAAATTCAAGCCCATGACTGCCGCACAAGCAGAACCACTGACGGAAATCGTGGAAGGGATTCGGATCGACCGCCCGGACGTGGCGGACGGCGCCGCGCTGTGGCGTATCGCCGGAGACTCCGGGGCCCTGGACCTGAACTCCTCGTACAGCTATCTGCTGTGGTGCCGGGACTTCGCGGACACCTCGGCGGTGGCGCGGGACGAGTCCGGGGAACCGGTCGGGTTCGTGACCGGGTATGTGCGGCCCGAGCGTCCGGACACCCTGCTCGTGTGGCAGGTGGCCGTCGACGAGGCGCACCGGGGGCTCGGCCTGGCCGGCGCGCTGCTGGACGGGCTCACCGCGCGGGTCGCGCGACAGCACGCCCTGACCACCGTCGAGACGACCATCTCGCCGGACAACACCGCCTCCGAGCGGCTCTTCGCCTCGTACGCCGAACGCCACGGCGCGCGTGTCGAGCGCAAGGTCCTGTTCGAGGCGGCCGACTTCCCGGACGGCCCGCACCAGCCCGAGGTGCTGCACCGCATCGGACCGCTCTCCCCCTGAGCCCCGCCTTCACCCCCCTCCCCCGCACACCCCTCCCCTCCCGCACTCCCCCACGCACCGAGGAGCGATTCGACGTGACCATCACCCAGCCCGACCTGAGCGTCTTCGAGACCCTGGAGTCCGAGGTGCGCAGCTACTGCCGCGGCTGGCCCACCGTCTTCGACCGCGCGCAGGGCAGCCGGATGTTCGACGAGGACGGCCACACGTATCTGGACTTCTTCGCCGGTGCCGGGTCACTCAACTACGGCCACAACAACCCCGTACTCAAACGCGCCCTGATCGACTATCTGGAGCGGGACGGCGTCACCCACGGGCTCGACATGTCGACGACGGCCAAGCGGGCGTTCCTGGAGTCCTTCCAGAACCTGGTGCTGCGGCCGCGCGACCTGCCGTACAAGGTGATGTTCCCGGGGCCGACCGGCACCAACGCGGTGGAGTCGGCGCTGAAGCTGGCCCGGAAGGTGAAGGGGCGCGAGGCCATCGTGTCGTTCACCAACGCCTTCCACGGCATGTCGCTCGGGTCGCTCGCCGTCACCGGCAACGCCTTCAAGCGGGCCGGGGCGGGCGTCCCGCTCGTCCACGGCACGCCGATGCCGTTCGACAACTACTTCGACGGGCAGGTCCCGGACTTCCTGTGGTTCGAGCGGCTGCTGGAGGACCAGGGGTCCGGGCTGAACAAGCCCGCCGCCGTGATCGTCGAGAGTGTGCAGGGCGAGGGCGGCATCAACGTCGCCCGTCCGGAGTGGCTGCGCGCGCTCGCCGGGCTGTGCGAGCGGCAGGACATGCTGCTGATCGTCGACGACATCCAGATGGGCTGCGGTCGCACCGGTGCCTTCTTCTCGTTCGAGGAGTCGGGCATCACCCCCGACATCGTGACCGTCTCCAAGTCCATCAGCGGCTACGGGCTGCCGATGTCGCTGTGCCTGTTCAAGCCGGAGCTGGACATCTGGGAGCCGGGCGAGCACAACGGCACGTTCCGCGGCAACAACCCCGCGTTCGTGACGGCGACGGCCGCGCTGGAGACGTACTGGTCGGACGGCTCCGCCATGGAGAAGCAGACCCGCGAGCGCGGTGAGCAGGTCGAGGAGGCGTTCATCTCCATCACGGAGGAGAACCTCGCCGATGTGAAGGAGTACCGGGGCCGCGGCCTGGTGTGGGGCCTGGAGTTCCACGAGAAGGCGCGCGCGGGGCGGGTCGCCAAGCGGGCCTTCGAACTCGGGCTGCTGATCGAGACGTCCGGCCCGGAGAGCGAGGTCGTCAAGCTGCTGCCCGCGCTCACCATCACGCCCGAGGAGCTGGACGAGGGCCTGCGCGTCCTCGCCCGCGCCGTACGGGAAACCATCTGAGAAGTCTGAGAAGGAGGCCTGGAAACACCGTGATCGTCCGTTCTTTCAAGGACCTGGAAGGCACCGACCGGCACGTCAAAGCCGCGTCCGGAACGTGGGAGAGCAAGCGCATCGTCCTCGCCAAGGAGAGGGTCGGCTTCTCGCTGCACGAGACGGTCCTCTACGCGGGCACGGAGACGTCGATGTGGTACGCGAACCACGTCGAGGCCGTGGTCTGTGTCGAGGGCGAGGCCGAGCTGACCGACAACGAGACCGGGCGGACGTACACGATCACGCCCGGGACCATGTACCTCCTCGACGGGCACGAGCGGCACACCCTGCGGATCAAGGAGGACTTCCGCTGCGTCTGTGTGTTCAACCCGCCCGTGACCGGACGGGAGGACCACGACGAGAACGGCGTCTATCCCCTGCTGACGGAGGAGGGCTGACCACCATGACCACGCTCACCGATCTCTACCCAAGCCGCGGCGCCACCGAGGTGGCCGTCCCCCGGCAGGACCCGGTCGTCTGGGGCTCCCCCGGCACTCCCGGCCCGGTCTCCCTCGCCGAACTCCAGGCGTACGAGCGCGACGGCTTCCTCCCCGTCGAGCAGCTGATCGCGCCGGACGAGGTCGCCGTCTACCACCGGGAGCTGGAGCGGCTCGTGGCCGATCCGGCGATCCGCGCGGACGAGCGCTCGATCGTCGAGCCGCAGTCGCAGGAGATCCGGTCGGTCTTCGAGGTGCACCGGATCAGCGAGGTGTTCGCGCGGCTCGTGCGGGACGAGCGGGTCGTCGGGCGGGCCCGGCAGATCCTCGGCTCGGACGTCTACGTCCACCAGTCGCGGATCAACGTCAAGCCGGGGTTCGGCGCGTCCGGGTTCTACTGGCACTCCGACTTCGAGACCTGGCACGCGGAGGACGGGCTGCCGAACATGCGGACGGTGTCCGTCTCGATCGCGCTGACCGAGAACCATGACACCAACGGCGGTCTGATGATCATGCCGGGGTCGCATCGGACGTTCCTGGGCTGCGCCGGGGCCACCCCGAAGGACAACTACAAGCAGTCGCTGCAGATGCAGGACGCCGGCACGCCGTCCGACGAGGCGCTGACGGCCATGGCCTCCGAGTACGGCATCAAGCTGTTCACGGGCAGGGCCGGTTCGGCGACCTGGTTCGACTGCAACTGCATGCACGGCTCCGGCGACAACATCACGCCGTTCCCGCGCAGCAATGTCTTCATCGTCTTCAACAGCGTGGAGAACACGGCCGTGGAGCCCTTCGCGGCGCCGATCCGGCGGCCGGAGTTCATCGGCGCGCGGGACTTCACCCCGGTGAGGTGACCGCGCGGTCCCCCTGAGCCGGCCCGGCCCTCGTTCGTCGAGGGCCGGGCCGGTTCGTCACAGCCAGGCCAGTGACGCCGCCCTGCGCAGTACGGTCCTCGCCGCGTCCGCGTCGCCCGTGATCCTCTTCGGGACCTCGTCCGGGGAGTGGCGGCCACCGACCAGGAGGCAGAAGTCGACCGGGTCGAGGGTGAGTTCGGCGTGGACGGGGCCGGTGTCGGAACCGAGGATCCAGCCGGTGCCGGTGGGACCGGTGACCTCGAAGCGGACGGGCGGCGCGTCGTGGAGGGCCAGGCCGAGGATGCGGACGGCCAGGCGGACCAGCGACCAGAGGTGTTCGTCGGGCGGCGGGGGGACGGCGAGGCCGAGCGCGCGGCCGATGTCGTCCGTGTGGATCCACGCCTCGAAGGCCCGCACCACGAAGTGGTCGGCGACCGGCAGCCGCAGGCCCATCACCGTGACGGCGCGGGCGGCGAGTTCGGGGTCGGCGGCCTCGGCGGTGGCCAGCAGTGCGGCGGCCTGCGCGGCCCAGGTGGCGAGCGTCTCGCCGGGGGTGCGCCCGTGCTCATGGGCGATGACGTCGGCGGTGCGTCTGGCCCAGGCGTCCTCGGCGGGCGTCCCCTCCGGGATGTGCGAGGCCGGCAGGCGGGCGTCGACACCGAGGCGTACGGCGAGGTGTTCGTCGGCGGCGACGAGATGCGCGAGGGTGGCGTGCGCGTCCCAGTCGTGCACCACCGGGGTGCCCCAG encodes the following:
- a CDS encoding amino acid ABC transporter permease — its product is MSVTDSDTPLQPKRKGLSRSRKRALSRGAQYVVFVAAVVAFAASADWARLKNQFAQWDIAEQMFPDVITLALKNTVLYTLSGFVFGLVLGMVIALMRLSSVGPYRWFAGVYIEIFRGLPALLIFIFIGVAVPLAFPGTEIPGGTYGKVALALGLVAAAYMAETIRAGIQAVPKGQLEAARSLGFSPARAMVSIIIPQAFRIILPPLTNELVLLFKDSSLVLFLGVTLEERELSKYGRDLASTTANSTPILVAGLCYLLVTIPLGFVVRRMESKAQEAVK
- a CDS encoding ABC transporter substrate-binding protein → MNSVPGRRTRILAATTAAAGLLLVAGCSSDGEGGGGTKTAAGGVELVKAGQLTTCTHLPYPPFQSEIDGKVQGFDVALIDLVAEDLGVKQQILDTPFENFKTGAFLNSGECDLAAAGMTITDERKKNVDFSDPYFEATQAVLADKSAGIASFADLKGKKVGTQAQTTGEDYAKSKGIDPVSFESSDAVLNGLRTKQVDAVIIDYPVVQGWLKDKANAAAFEVAEQINTGEQYGFTVKKGNTKLVAAIDKALSEAKSDGTYKKLYEQWIGPYDESAASATPSAS
- a CDS encoding pyridoxal-phosphate-dependent aminotransferase family protein gives rise to the protein MTHPFLDLAPLSAAHFASIEDRVGRLLSTTQDVVITQGEALLPLEGAIRGAAGPGTTALNVITGPYGQTFGDWLRDCGATVVDLAVPFHTAVTAAQIRDAFAAHPAIDFVSLVHAEAATGNTNPVAEIGEVVREHGALFYLDAVASVGAEPVLPDAWGVDLCVIGAQKAMGGPAGVSAISVSERAWARMAANPRAPRRSYLSLLDWKERWIDGGRRALLHAPAQLEMLALEACLERVEAEGLDTVMSRHASAAAATRAGTLALGGGLEPYVHEAADAAPVATTLRAPAGVDASELVAKALAADPALPLAAGGGALATEMVRVNHYGPDATPGVVHAALAGLGAALAEFGATVDLEGARRAAAEAWA
- the ectA gene encoding diaminobutyrate acetyltransferase — protein: MTAAQAEPLTEIVEGIRIDRPDVADGAALWRIAGDSGALDLNSSYSYLLWCRDFADTSAVARDESGEPVGFVTGYVRPERPDTLLVWQVAVDEAHRGLGLAGALLDGLTARVARQHALTTVETTISPDNTASERLFASYAERHGARVERKVLFEAADFPDGPHQPEVLHRIGPLSP
- the ectB gene encoding diaminobutyrate--2-oxoglutarate transaminase, with translation MTITQPDLSVFETLESEVRSYCRGWPTVFDRAQGSRMFDEDGHTYLDFFAGAGSLNYGHNNPVLKRALIDYLERDGVTHGLDMSTTAKRAFLESFQNLVLRPRDLPYKVMFPGPTGTNAVESALKLARKVKGREAIVSFTNAFHGMSLGSLAVTGNAFKRAGAGVPLVHGTPMPFDNYFDGQVPDFLWFERLLEDQGSGLNKPAAVIVESVQGEGGINVARPEWLRALAGLCERQDMLLIVDDIQMGCGRTGAFFSFEESGITPDIVTVSKSISGYGLPMSLCLFKPELDIWEPGEHNGTFRGNNPAFVTATAALETYWSDGSAMEKQTRERGEQVEEAFISITEENLADVKEYRGRGLVWGLEFHEKARAGRVAKRAFELGLLIETSGPESEVVKLLPALTITPEELDEGLRVLARAVRETI
- a CDS encoding ectoine synthase, which produces MIVRSFKDLEGTDRHVKAASGTWESKRIVLAKERVGFSLHETVLYAGTETSMWYANHVEAVVCVEGEAELTDNETGRTYTITPGTMYLLDGHERHTLRIKEDFRCVCVFNPPVTGREDHDENGVYPLLTEEG
- the thpD gene encoding ectoine hydroxylase, with amino-acid sequence MTTLTDLYPSRGATEVAVPRQDPVVWGSPGTPGPVSLAELQAYERDGFLPVEQLIAPDEVAVYHRELERLVADPAIRADERSIVEPQSQEIRSVFEVHRISEVFARLVRDERVVGRARQILGSDVYVHQSRINVKPGFGASGFYWHSDFETWHAEDGLPNMRTVSVSIALTENHDTNGGLMIMPGSHRTFLGCAGATPKDNYKQSLQMQDAGTPSDEALTAMASEYGIKLFTGRAGSATWFDCNCMHGSGDNITPFPRSNVFIVFNSVENTAVEPFAAPIRRPEFIGARDFTPVR
- a CDS encoding maleylpyruvate isomerase family mycothiol-dependent enzyme — encoded protein: MTNDHDGVRELLAAWAVGALPAADQRTVPAHLAACESCAAEAERLRDTVRLLDGERGPGAAPGAAPNGSARGGADGVLALALRSRRPRAAEIAHHAAPYAAAVAGLQALVPELEGRWGTPVVHDWDAHATLAHLVAADEHLAVRLGVDARLPASHIPEGTPAEDAWARRTADVIAHEHGRTPGETLATWAAQAAALLATAEAADPELAARAVTVMGLRLPVADHFVVRAFEAWIHTDDIGRALGLAVPPPPDEHLWSLVRLAVRILGLALHDAPPVRFEVTGPTGTGWILGSDTGPVHAELTLDPVDFCLLVGGRHSPDEVPKRITGDADAARTVLRRAASLAWL